A region from the Cannabis sativa cultivar Pink pepper isolate KNU-18-1 chromosome 9, ASM2916894v1, whole genome shotgun sequence genome encodes:
- the LOC115714695 gene encoding uncharacterized protein LOC115714695 isoform X2, whose protein sequence is MLANLTSQSGIYDPIPEDMGARVLKIIWNNLEDPLSQTVRQVHLIFDLFMDIYSSLHWSEGSERIKSFLLKITSDLLRLGPRCKGRYVPLASLTKRLGANTLLDMNSHLLFETIHAYIDDDVCCAATSLLRCFLECLRDECWNSEGIENGYALYRGHCLPPLLYGLASGVSKLRSNLNTYVLPVVLEIDVDSIFSMLAFISVGPSGDDKLLYPELSSAKMELRVEQKVAILVSLLKVSRLLALMEGDISWCKDSKVPEIGLDTEFVDQYALVCMKGINVEIRVEWLVMALTHVDESLRVDAAEFLFLNPKTSSLPSHLELTLLKEAVPLNMRSCSTSFQMKWSSMFRKFFSRVRTALERQYKQHNWQPFDQNSEIVVTNGSEEGQANRANNLFHFMRWLSCFLFFSCYPSAPYKRKIMAMDLILIMLNVWNILPSVKETCDSFSTERCLSPYNEGITLPDSTLLLVGSVIDSWDRLRESSFRILLHFPTPLPGISDENMVQNMIIWAKKLVCSPRVRESDAGALTLRLIFRKYVLDLGWILNASVNAVCLRPKLENKDGRVLNSTYPVIDYIKSLIDWLDDAVKEGERDLSDACRNSFVHGILLGLRYTFEELDFTSDAVMSSISGMRHLLARLLELVLRITSLALCVVSADAWHLPEDMDELVDDGTFLLDVSEEIDLQAPALKDEEKNSKLLQNSGSSGQAVMVGCWLAMKEVSLLLGTITRKIPLPGNTESLDPEGISSNGDGFSDMTSSAMLEVKQLETIGNHFLEVLLKMKHNGAIDKTRAGFTALCNRLLCSNDPRLCQLTESWMEQLMERTIAKGQTVDDLLRRSAGIPAAFIALFLSEPEGAPKKLLPRALRWLLDVANQSLLDRIETNNSNGDLSTKPNQELECKRSPEMTDSNMASKIRNEGVIPTVHTFNVLRATFNDTNLATDTSGFAAEALILSIRSFSSPYWEVRNSACLAYTALVRRMVGFLNVQKRDSIRRALSGLEFLHRYPSLHPFFLNELKVATEMLGNGLSEDPKSNLANVVHPSLCPMLILLSRLKPSTIAGEIGDELDPFLLMPFIRRCSTQSNLRVRLLASRALTGLVSNEKLPTVLLNIAAELPCVDNQVTIEKSEGRRHVSFNWIHGTLLQLGSLLPINCRNLADLSKKDHILGDLIQILFLRSWIASPRLCPCPVLNTSFLKVLDHMLSIARTCNTSRSFHAIRNLLLELSSACLDVEASYGLSYYDPTTAELRQQAALSYFSCVFQASDEVTEDILSVPQQPLLPESNLLKMSEMENTFSGLQERLVRTLSDSAYEVRLVTLKWLFKFLKSTESGAECLDVFSSEIRIIWGWCNTNLQPALLKLLDLEKNQRCSYYILRTLFTWNSLQFRKVQDKRPTEAIHIGTMNCDSVFVLWDKFISLYKLARNAKTRETLICCIGVCVKRLSSLFSSSILIDVEERKLTGVVESEQIEKLAQVYDRIAYFTNLIKERSVSSETASMRMAAAESIIASGLLEEARLVGSFVYDSQIPPDNLSTCFQPDEAVNMYARQILDLWFICIKLLEDEDDDIRLRLAKDVQRCFACKRSARSSHTGLVPTQVDKVIELSFEHLSSIFGHWIEYFDYLLQSILNAAESYEVSNGDLVRQVFDKEIDNHHEEKLLISQICCSHLEKLPVSKSWAVNLLDKPQFRKYLREWRLRFSNQLTTFAKDHNAKYGGSNWLGGVGNHKDAFLPLYANLLGFYVLSNCITNEKVEDGAGLLSDVADLGRTVIPYLRNPLICNLYLLVVKSHEKQIGAAVEDFAPGFREDHAIWDGFEPYFLLR, encoded by the exons ATGTTAGCTAATCTTACCAGCCAATCCGGAATTTATGATCCAATTCCAGAAGATATGGGGGCCCGTGTACTGAAAATTATATGGAACAATTTAGAGGATCCCTTAAGTCAAACTGTCAGGCAAGTTCATCTCATCTTTGATCTCTTCATGGATATTTACTCATCTCTTCATTGGTCAGAAGGTAGTGAAAGAATAAAGTCGTTTTTGTTAAAGATTACTTCTGATCTTCTTCGCCTTGGACCTCGTTGTAAGGGAAGATATGTTCCTTTGGCTTCATTGACTAAGAGGCTGGGGGCAAACACTCTGTTGGATATGAATTCCCACTTGCTTTTTGAAACTATACATGCTTATATTGATGATGATGTCTGCTGTGCTGCGACTTCGCTTTTGAGGTGTTTCTTAGAGTGCTTGCGTGATGAGTGTTGGAACAGTGAGGGTATTGAAAATGGTTATGCTCTTTACAGAGGGCATTGTTTGCCCCCTTTACTTTATGGGCTTGCTTCTGGAGTCTCAAAGCTCCGGTCAAATTTGAATACTTATGTATTGCCTGTTGTACTTGAAATTGATGTAGATAGTATTTTTTCAATGCTTGCTTTTATATCTGTTGGACCAAGTGGGGATGACAAGCTGTTGTATCCTGAACTTAGTAGTGCAAAAATGGAACTGCGAGTTGAACAAAAAGTGGCCATTTTAGTTTCACTACTTAAGGTGTCTCGTTTACTTGCTTTAATGGAAGGAGATATTAGCTGGTGCAAAGATTCTAAAGTACCTGAGATTGGGCTTGATACAGAATTCGTTGATCAATATGCTCTTGTTTGCATGAAGGGAATAAATGTAGAAATCCGTGTTGAATGGCTGGTAATGGCATTGACCCATGTGGATGAATCCCTCCGTGTTGATGCTGCAGAATTCCTTTTCTTAAATCCTAAGACATCTAGCCTGCCTTCCCATTTGGAGCTCACCTTGTTGAAGGAAGCAGTGCCATTGAACATGAGATCCTGCTCAACGTCTTTCCAAATGAAGTGGTCTAGCATGTTTAGGAAGTTTTTTTCTCGGGTTCGAACAGCTCTAGAGAGACAATATAAGCAGCATAATTGGCAACCATTTGATCAAAATAGTGAAATTGTAGTCACTAATGGAAGTGAGGAGGGTCAAGCAAATAGGGCAAATAATCTGTTTCACTTTATGAGATGGTTAAGTTGCTTTCTATTTTTCTCTTGCTATCCTTCTGCTCCCTACAAGAGAAAAATTATGGCTATGGAtctgatcttgataatgcttaaTGTTTGGAATATCTTGCCATCTGTTAAAGAAACATGTGATTCATTTTCTACAGAAAGGTGCCTTTCTCCTTACAATGAAGGAATTACATTACCAGATTCTACTTTGTTGTTAGTTGGATCAGTTATTGACAGTTGGGATAGGCTGAGAGAGAGTTCTTTTCGTATACTATTGCATTTCCCAACCCCATTGCCTGGAATTTCAGATGAAAACATGGTTCAGAACATGATTATATGGGCTAAAAAGTTAGTCTGCAGTCCGCGTGTGAGAGAAAGTGATGCTGGAGCTCTGACTTTAAGGCTAATCTTCCGTAAATATGTCTTGGACCTAGGTTGGATACTAAATGCCTCAGTTAATGCTGTTTGTTTGAGACCCAAACTAGAAAATAAGGATGGAAGGGTTCTCAACTCTACATATCCTGTGATAGATTATATAAAATCGCTAATTGATTGGTTGGATGATGCTGTAAAGGAAGGGGAGAGGGATCTGTCTGATGCATGCAGAAATAGCTTTGTTCATGGTATATTACTTGGGTTACGATACACTTTTGAGGAATTGGACTTCACCTCTGATGCAGTGATGTCGAGTATCTCTGGAATGAGACACTTGTTGGCTAGGCTCTTGGAGCTTGTGTTGCGAATAACTTCACTTGCTCTATGTGTAGTTTCTGCAGATGCTTGGCATCTGCCGGAGGATATGGATGAGCTGGTCGATGATGGTACTTTCTTGCTAGATGTTTCAGAGGAAATTGATTTGCAGGCACCTGCGCTCAAAGACGAAGAGAAAAATTCAAAACTGCTACAAAATAGCGGGTCTTCAGGACAGGCTGTAATGGTTGGTTGCTGGCTTGCTATGAAAGAG GTTAGTCTTCTCCTCGGGACTATCACAAGAAAGATTCCTTTACCAGGTAACACAGAATCATTAGACCCTGAAGGTATCTCTTCCAATGGTGATGGTTTTTCAGATATGACATCAAGTGCGATGCTCGAGGTTAAACAACTTGAAACAATTGGAAATCATTTTTTGGAGGTCCTTTTGAAAATGAAGCATAATGGTGCAATTGACAAGACAAGAGCTGGATTTACAGCTCTTTGTAATCGTTTACTTTGTTCAAATGATCCTCG GCTTTGTCAGTTGACGGAATCCTGGATGGAGCAACTAATGGAAAGAACAATTGCCAAGGGTCAAACCGTGGATGATTTATTAAGGAGAAGTGCAGGTATTCCTGCTGCATTTATTGCTTTATTTCTCTCTGAGCCAGAAGGCGCACCCAAGAAACTTCTTCCACGGGCTTTACGGTGGTTACTTGATGTTGCTAATCAGTCTTTGCTGGATCGAATTGAAACTAACAACTCAAATGGTGACTTGTCAACAAAACCAAACCAAGAGCTTGAGTGTAAAAGGTCACCTGAGATGACTGATAGTAACATGGCCTCTAAGATCCGCAATGAGGGTGTCATTCCTACTGTACACACATTTAATGTCCTTAGAGCTACTTTCAATGACACCAACTTGGCTACTGATACATCAGGTTTTGCTGCTGAGGCTCTAATCCTTTCAATTCGCTCATTCTCTTCCCCGTACTGGGAAGTCCGAAACAGTGCTTGTCTTGCATATACTGCTTTGGTGCGTCGGATGGTTGGATTCCTCAATGTTCAAAAGCGAGATTCAATACGACGTGCACTAAGTGGGCTTGAGTTTCTTCACAG GTATCCCTCATTGCATCCATTTTTCTTGAATGAATTGAAAGTGGCAACCGAGATGCTTGGAAATGGATTGTCTGAAGATCCAAAATCTAACCTTGCAAATGTTGTTCACCCTAGCCTGTGCCCTATGCTTATTCTTTTATCCAGGCTGAAGCCCTCAACAATTGCAGGTGAAATTGGAGATGAACTTGATCCTTTTTTGCTCATGCCATTCATTAGGAGGTGCTCAACTCAAAGCAATCTTCGTGTCCGTCTTCTTGCATCCAGAGCTTTGACTGGTCTAGTATCCAATGAGAAATTGCCAACTGTGCTCCTCAACATAGCTGCTGAGTTGCCTTGTGTGGATAACCAAGTAACAATTGAGAAATCTGAAGGACGCCGTCATGTTTCATTCAACTGGATTCATGGCACACTTTTGCAGCTCGGGTCTCTTCTTCCAATAAATTGTCGAAATCTAGCTGATCTCTCAAAGAAAGATCATATTTTAGGTGATTTGATTCAAATTCTTTTCTTGCGTTCATGGATTGCATCCCCTAGATTGTGTCCTTGCCCAGTCCTCAACACTTCTTTTCTGAAGGTGCTTGACCACATGCTAAGTATTGCTAGAACCTGCAATACAAGCAGAAGCTTTCATGCTATTCGAAACCTACTTTTGGAGTTATCCTCGGCATGCTTAGATGTAGAAGCTTCATATGGTCTATCATACTACGATCCAACTACAGCAGAACTTCGTCAGCAAGCAGCATTGTCGTACTTCAGTTGTGTATTTCAAGCATCTGACGAAGTTACTGAAGACATTTTGTCAGTGCCACAGCAGCCTCTTCTGCCTGAATCAAACTTGTTGAAGATGTCTGAAATGGAGAATACTTTTTCAGGACTCCAGGAAAGGCTGGTCCGTACTTTGTCAGATTCAGCATATGAAGTTAGACTTGTCACATTGAAATGGCTATTTAAGTTTCTAAAATCAACAGAATCTGGTGCAGAATGCCTAGACGTGTTTAGTAGTGAAATTAGGATTATTTGGGGCTGGTGCAATACAAATCTCCAGCCAGCACTACTTAAGCTCTTAGACTTGGAGAAGAATCAAAGATGCTCATACTATATTCTAAGGACTCTTTTCACCTGGAACTCTCTGCAGTTTCGGAAAGTACAGGACAAAAGACCCACTGAAGCAATTCATATTGGTACAATGAATTGTGATTCTGTGTTTGTGCTTTGGGATAAGTTCATTTCCTTATACAAGCTTGCAAGGAATGCCAAAACCCGTGAAACGCTCATTTGCTGTATTGGCGTTTGTGTGAAGAGGTtatcttctttattttcttccTCTATTCTTATTGATGTAGAAGAGAGAAAACTGACTGGTGTCGTTGAGTCCGAACAAATTGAAAAGTTGGCCCAAGTATATGATAGAATTGCCTATTTCACAAACTTAATTAAAGAGCGAAGTGTTTCATCTGAGACAGCCAGCATGCGTATGGCAGCAGCGGAATCTATTATAGCCTCTGGTTTGCTAGAGGAAGCTAGGCTTGTTGGTTCTTTCGTATATGATAGCCAAATTCCACCTGATAATTTGTCCACTTGCTTTCAACCAGATGAAGCTGTTAACATGTATGCTCGTCAAATACTAGATTTATGGTTCATATGTATCAAGCTTCTGGAGGATGAGGATGATGACATTAGACTAAGGCTTGCTAAGGATGTTCAGAGATGCTTTGCATGTAAAAGATCTGCAAGAAGCTCTCATACTGGTTTAGTTCCAACCCAAGTGGACAAAGTGATAGAATTGAGCTTTGAGCATCTGTCTTCCATCTTTGGTCATTGGATTGAGTACTTTGATTATCTTTTACAATCGATACTGAATGCAGCAGAAAGCTACGAAGTTTCTAATGGAGATCTTGTTAGACAGGTTTTTGATAAGGAAATCGATAATCATCATGAAGAGAAGCTTTTGATCAGTCAGATTTGTTGCTCCCATTTAGAGAAGCTACCAGTTTCAAAATCTTGGGCAGTCAACTTATTGGACAAGCCACAGTTTAGAAAATATCTACGTGAGTGGAGACTCAGATTTTCCAATCAGTTGACGACATTTGCGAAAGACCACAATGCAAAATACGGTGGATCTAATTGGCTTGGCGGTGTTGGCAATCACAAGGATGCATTTCTACCACTATACGCAAATTTACTTGGCTTTTATGTCCTTTCAAACTGCATTACCAATGAGAAAGTTGAGGATGGTGCAGGTCTGCTGTCTGATGTTGCCGATCTCGGAAGAACGGTTATTCCTTATCTTAGGAACCCTTTGATTTGTAACCTCTATTTGTTAGTAGTAAAATCACATGAGAAACAAATTGGAGCAGCCGTTGAAGACTTTGCCCCTGGATTTAGAGAAGACCATGCAATATGGGATGGTTTTGAACCTTATTTTCTTCTTAGATAA